The Calidithermus timidus DSM 17022 nucleotide sequence ACCAGGCCAATACGGAGGGTTTTGGAAGCCTGGGCCGGCTCCTCGGTCTGGGCCAGCGGCTTTGGCAGGGGAATCTGCGGTACGCCATATTCTTCCAGGATGCCTTGAATTTGCTCCCATCGGCGGGCTATGGTGAGGTTGAGGCGATCCCGCAAGGCTTCGTCCCCCGCTCTGACGCCGATGGTCACGGGGTAGACCATCGAAAGCGCCGGGGGTTCAAACTCCGGGGAGATGGGCACTACCCTGAGCTTCACCGGTTGTCGCCGGGCGAAGTAACCGGCTACTGGTCCCCACAGGATGGCCACGTCTACCTCTCCCCTGGCCACGGCTTCGACGATGGGAGAGCGGGTGCGGTCGTCGGGGTCTACGGCCTCGAGGATCGCTGCTTTCTCCGACAGGCCCCGGTTGGCCAGCGCCTGGAACGGTGGAATACCGGCGGTCTCGATGGCGATGCGGAGCTGGCGCAACACTTCGTCGTCGAGGGTCTCGATTTGATAAGGGCTATCTTCCCGGTATACGAGCACAAAGCTGCTTTGGTAGTAGGGGATTGTGGAGAGCACTCCCTGGTAGCCCTCTCCCACGCTCATCACCACATCACAGCTTCCCTCACGCAGCTTGAGCTGGACCGTGCTAGCCCCCTGGGGCCACCACTCATAGCTCAGCCTGGCCCCCAGGTCCTGGGCCAGCACCTCGGCAATGCGATTATCAAAGCCCTGCTGCTGCTGGTTGGAATAGGGGAGGCCATTGGAATCGGCACACGCCCGTAACTCCCAGTCCTGAGCTTTCCCCATCGAGAAGCAGGCCAGGCCGATAATCCACGACAGAAGCCAGTATGTCGCACGGTGGTGGCCTCTCCCACACCTTCTTCTCAAAGGGTCACCTCTACGCCTTGTAGGTAAAGGCAAGGGTGAGGTACTACCCCACCCTTGCTTCCTGGCCCTCACGGCAGGCTGAAGACAAACAGCACGTTGCCGCGCCTCGAGTACTTGCCAATCAGGCCGTTGAAGACGTCGTCCTGATCTACCGGGCGGTTCCCTTGGCCTTTGGCGCCCACCAACAGAGCCACGTACTGCTTGCCATCGGGCCCCAGGTAGGTCATGGGGTTGGCAAAGGTGCCCGCCCCGGTGCGGAACTGCCAGAGCACTTCGCCTGTGCGGGCGTTGAGCGCCTTGAACCAGCCATCCACGGTACCGTAGAAGACCAGGTCGCCGGCGGTGACCATGGTACCCGAACGGTTGTTGAAGGGCTCTTTGATGGTGAAGGCCCGACGCCCATTGATGGGATCCCAGGCGATCAGCTCAGAGCGGTGGCTCCCCGCTGGGCTGGGCTTATGGGTGCTGCGGATGCCTACGTAGCGCTCGCCAGGCTTGTACTCCACGTCCAGGAGCTCCTGATCCATGCACAGGTTCGTGGCGGTGAAGTAGAAGAGGCCCGTGCGAGGGGAGTAGGAGGCTGGCTGGAAGTTCTTGCCACCGATCAGGTTGGGGCAGATATCCCGGGTGATCTGTCCTTCCTTGTGGAGCTTGTCAGGGTTGTAGATGGGGAAACCGGTCTTGAGGTCGTAACCGGTGGCCCAGTTGACGAGGGTGTAGGGGGTAGCCGAGAGGAGTTCGCCGGTGGTCCGATCCAGAACGTAGAAGAAGCCGTTGCGTCCTACGTGTACCAGCGCCTTGCGCACCTGGCCTCCAATCCTGAGGTCTACCAGGATGTTCTCGGCGATTTCGTCGTAATCCCACTGCTCCTGGGGGGTGAACTGGAAGGCCCAGACCAGCTCCCCGGTGGTGGCGTCTCGAGCCAGCACCGAGGCCACGTACTTGTTGGGCCACTTGGTGGGGCTCGGGTCGTTGGGGTCACGGCGGTACTTGGGGTTCCAGGGGCCGCCGTTGCTGGTGCCGTAGTAGAACAGGTTGAGCTCGGGGTCGTAGGTCATGTAGCCCCAGGTGGTGGCGGTACCGCGCTGCCAAGAGTCACCGAACCAGGTGGAGACCCCAGGGTTGGGCACTTTGTCCTGATCGTAGAAGGGCTTGAAGCGAGAGCCGATCAGCATGTCCTCGTTGGGGCCGGTGCTGTAAGCCCGCCACCTGCGCTGCCCGGTCTTGAGGTCCAAAGCCGTAACCCAGCCCCGGTTGCCGAACTCACCCCCGGCCATGCCCACAATTACGTTGTTACCGGCCACCAGTGGAGGGGCGGTCATGGCTTCCTGCTTGGCGAGCTCGCCAACTTGGGTCTTCCAGACCTCTTTGCCGGTCTGAGCATCTAGGGCAATGGTCTGGCCGTCGACGGTGTTGAAAATCAATTTGCCATCGGCATAGGCCCAGCCGCGCTCCATCAGCCCACAGCAGGTCACCGCCTTGTACTTCTCGTCCACCTTGGGTTCGTACATCCACTTGATGGTGCCGTCCTGGGTCAAATCCAGGGCGTAGACCTGGTGGGGCCAGGGAGAGACGATGTACATGGTGTTGCCGACCACCAACGGCTCACCCTCCACCCCATCATCCTGGATGCCTAGGGCAAAGCTCCAGGCTACCCGCAGGTTGCGCACGTTGTTGGTGTTGATCTGGTTCAAGGGGCTGTAGCGCCAACCGTTGTAGGTCTTGCTGCTCATGGCCCACTGGGCGGCATCCTGCTGAAGGAACTGCAGCTCCTGGTTGGCCAGAACTCCACCGATCGGGACTACTGCCAGGATTACGGCCAACTTCATCAAAAGCCGACTTTTAAGCATTCAACTTACCTCCCTTAGTGTTTGTGTGTGCCGAGGCCAAAGTATGCGAGCATGCTCGTTTTTTTACCTCGCTGCTTTCACCTCCTCCTCAGTGATCACGCCAAATTGGTTACCCCAGGAATTTCGGATGTAGGTCGCCACTGCTGCGATCTCCCGGTCGGAGAGCAACCTGCCAAAAGCGGGCATCTCCTGCCCTCCACCGACAATCTGGCCGACCACGTTGCGAACGTTTCCTAGCTGGGAGTTGCCCGCTAGCCGCACACCGACTCCTCCCTGGCCTTCGGCGCCGTGACAGGCGACGCAGATACGGGCATAGATGGCCTGCCCCTCGGCCTTGAGCTGGGCCAGCAACGCGTCGGTTTGGGCCCCTGTGGGTTGCTGGGCCGCCACACCTTCTTTGATGGGCTCGCCTCTAGGGGTTATCAGGAACCACACCCCGCTCACTCCCTGGCCCTTCATGTCTCCGGGGTCTTTATCGCCTGAGAAGTAGTACAGCGGCCAGCCGTTAAAGGTGACCTGGGTGCTGCCATCCGTGCGCTGTGCGGTACCCAGAAGACGGCCATCGTAGAAGTCGTCCATCACACCAAAGCCTTCGCCGGCTACGGGTTTGCCCTTGACCAGCAAAGGCGGCCAGTTCTGGGCGCATGCGCCGTAACAGGTGGGGGTGTTTTTGGTGTCCCTGGTGAAGAGGTAGAGGCTGCGCCCCTTAGCATCGGCCAGGTAGTCGCCAATCTTATGGTGAACGACCTTTACGACCACGTCCTCAGCCTGAGCTGCCGGTTGTTGGGCAATGGCTTGGAGAAGCAGCAGCAGAAACCCACTCAGGCTAATCCACGCAGAGGTTTTCCTCACATCAACCCCCATTGCCGTAAAGGCGCAACCGTAATTCCTTAATCGCTGCTCCCTGCCTTTGAGGCCTGTGCTCGGGGCCTGCTACCTGGTGGCCTTTACTTCCTCCTCGGTGATCAAGCCGAACTGATTACCCCAGGAATTCCGAACATACGTGGCCACCGCTGCGATCTCCCGGTCGGAGAGCAGCCTGCCGAAGGCGGGCATCTGCTGGCCCCCGCCAATGATCAGACCGGCTATATAACGTGCATTTCGCAGCTGGGAGTTGCCCGCTAGCCGCACACCGACTCCTCCCTGGCCTTCGGCGCCGTGACAGGCGACGCAGATACGGGCATAGATGGCCTGCCCCTCGGCCTTGAGCTGGGCCAGCAACGCGTCGGTTTGGGTCGCCGCTCCCCCCGGTTGTTGAGTCGCCGTGGTCTTGATGGCTTCACCTTTAGGCGAGACCAAAAACCACACCCCGCCCACCCCCTGACCGTTGGTGTCTCCCGGCTTCTGATCGCGGGCGAAATAGTACAGCGGCCAGCCGTTGTAGGTGATCTGCAAGGAGCTGCGATCATTGCGTTTGGCCGTGCCCAGCAGCTTTGCATCTACCCCCTTGTCGCCCAGGGGTTTGTTGTTTTTCTCCAGGAGAAGGGGCGGCCAGTTCTGGGCGCACGCGTCGTAACAGGTAACGGTGTCTTTGCTGTCTCTGGTGAAGAGGTACAGCGAACGCCCCTTGAGATCGGTGAGGTACTGTCCGTAAACCGGGCTCTGCGCCACCAGCACATCGGGTTCTTCCGGGTCATAGGCCACAGCGCCGGGAAGAAAACCCATACAGACGACACCGAGCACGGCAAGCCACCTTCTCCACAGCACTATCCGCATCTTGGCCTCCTCGCAGTTTGGAACGCGTTGCCAAACCTGCTGGCAACAGTACCCTTGATACCCAACCCTATACTTTGGCTTCCATTAAGATAAGCCACATCACCACTCGCGGGCAAGAGCCACAACCCTCAACCGAGGGAGGGCCACCCGGAAACCCACGCGGTCAGGCTGGCCTCAAATGCCTCTGTGCCGCGAAAATTCCTCCGCCTGCGGCTCAGCTGGGGCCTTCGTCCTCGAGCCCTCCCCTCCAAACGACAGGGCGCGACCAGTATTTGATGGAATCAAATATATTTGATTCCATCAAGCCGTCATCCCAGCGAGGCGCATTTGACGGAATCAAGTTGATTTGGTCTAATCAAATCATCGTGGAGCGCTACGTGATTCAAGCGGCCTATAAGACGCTGCAGGTCCTGCTGGCTTTTGCCCATGCCCCTCATCGTTTCTCGCTGCACGAACTGAGCGTGCTGACCCAGATGGACAAGAACCAGGTCTTCCGGGTCGTCAAAACCCTCGAGTACGCCGGGTTCTTGAGCAGCGAACCCGACGGCAAACTGGCCCTGACCTCCTTGGTCAACGCACTGGCCGCGAGCAACCATCGCACGGCGGCGCTCTCCTTGCCTCGAGCCGCCGCAAGCTACATGTACCGATTGTTCGAGCAGACCGGGGAGACCGTGGGGCTTTATGCCTACGATGGGGAGCGGGCGGTGTGCATCGACCTTATCGAGAGCACGAAGGCCATTCGCTGGTCCTCGATTGTCGGCAAGCACTTCGAGCTGCACGCGGGGGCGGGGGCCAAGGTCATACTGGCCTACCTGGATTCCAAGTCCCAGCAGGCCTTCTTAGGAAAACTGCCCACCCTTCCCAAGCACACCCC carries:
- a CDS encoding IclR family transcriptional regulator — encoded protein: MERYVIQAAYKTLQVLLAFAHAPHRFSLHELSVLTQMDKNQVFRVVKTLEYAGFLSSEPDGKLALTSLVNALAASNHRTAALSLPRAAASYMYRLFEQTGETVGLYAYDGERAVCIDLIESTKAIRWSSIVGKHFELHAGAGAKVILAYLDSKSQQAFLGKLPTLPKHTPRTITDPEQMRREIERTRERGYAISDREYDEETCAVSAPIFGANGRVVGSIAVGGPAFRMDDEHMQIYGHMAADAASEISQEMGFVVAALGR
- a CDS encoding c-type cytochrome, whose translation is MRKTSAWISLSGFLLLLLQAIAQQPAAQAEDVVVKVVHHKIGDYLADAKGRSLYLFTRDTKNTPTCYGACAQNWPPLLVKGKPVAGEGFGVMDDFYDGRLLGTAQRTDGSTQVTFNGWPLYYFSGDKDPGDMKGQGVSGVWFLITPRGEPIKEGVAAQQPTGAQTDALLAQLKAEGQAIYARICVACHGAEGQGGVGVRLAGNSQLGNVRNVVGQIVGGGQEMPAFGRLLSDREIAAVATYIRNSWGNQFGVITEEEVKAAR
- a CDS encoding PQQ-dependent dehydrogenase, methanol/ethanol family is translated as MLKSRLLMKLAVILAVVPIGGVLANQELQFLQQDAAQWAMSSKTYNGWRYSPLNQINTNNVRNLRVAWSFALGIQDDGVEGEPLVVGNTMYIVSPWPHQVYALDLTQDGTIKWMYEPKVDEKYKAVTCCGLMERGWAYADGKLIFNTVDGQTIALDAQTGKEVWKTQVGELAKQEAMTAPPLVAGNNVIVGMAGGEFGNRGWVTALDLKTGQRRWRAYSTGPNEDMLIGSRFKPFYDQDKVPNPGVSTWFGDSWQRGTATTWGYMTYDPELNLFYYGTSNGGPWNPKYRRDPNDPSPTKWPNKYVASVLARDATTGELVWAFQFTPQEQWDYDEIAENILVDLRIGGQVRKALVHVGRNGFFYVLDRTTGELLSATPYTLVNWATGYDLKTGFPIYNPDKLHKEGQITRDICPNLIGGKNFQPASYSPRTGLFYFTATNLCMDQELLDVEYKPGERYVGIRSTHKPSPAGSHRSELIAWDPINGRRAFTIKEPFNNRSGTMVTAGDLVFYGTVDGWFKALNARTGEVLWQFRTGAGTFANPMTYLGPDGKQYVALLVGAKGQGNRPVDQDDVFNGLIGKYSRRGNVLFVFSLP
- a CDS encoding c-type cytochrome, yielding MLGVVCMGFLPGAVAYDPEEPDVLVAQSPVYGQYLTDLKGRSLYLFTRDSKDTVTCYDACAQNWPPLLLEKNNKPLGDKGVDAKLLGTAKRNDRSSLQITYNGWPLYYFARDQKPGDTNGQGVGGVWFLVSPKGEAIKTTATQQPGGAATQTDALLAQLKAEGQAIYARICVACHGAEGQGGVGVRLAGNSQLRNARYIAGLIIGGGQQMPAFGRLLSDREIAAVATYVRNSWGNQFGLITEEEVKATR